A single window of Vigna radiata var. radiata cultivar VC1973A chromosome 4, Vradiata_ver6, whole genome shotgun sequence DNA harbors:
- the LOC111241509 gene encoding heavy metal-associated isoprenylated plant protein 3-like — protein sequence MGQKQAKKNDYDHKNEKARKNEETSYPTTVVLKIDMHCDECASKVIKCLHAFGGVECVKPEIRTESVDPIKPKDKLSGKTKKNVDIVSPLPNKDKENKPKNNEKKTKDKEAPVTTTVLKVFNLCPCQGCSHRIRRAVLKFKGVKEVSTDREKGMVMVKGTMDVTALVQKLSEKFRRKVEVVPAKKEKEKEKGKEKEKDKEKVKEKEKEKKKKENETEKEGDKGGSGSTKKKKKGGNEGDNDKDNEGDGKGQAKTGKNDSNYMVPACGYGYGEYYYYVGQYYPASEMFSDENPHACHIM from the exons ATGGGTCAG AAACAGGCGAAGAAGAACGATTATGACCACAAGAACGAGAAAGCAAGGAAGAACGAGGAAACGTCGTACCCGACCACCGTTGTCTTGAAGATCGACATGCACTGTGACGAATGCGCATCAAAAGTCATCAAATGCCTACACGCTTTCGGAG GTGTGGAGTGTGTGAAGCCGGAGATTAGGACAGAAAGCGTTGATCCCATCAAACCAAAGGACAAGCTTTCTGGGAAGACGAAGAAGAATGTTGATATTGTCTCTCCTCTTCCCAACAAGGACAAGGAAAACAAGCCCAAAAACAACGAAAAGAAAACCAAAGACAAAGAG GCTCCGGTGACAACAACGGTGCTGAAGGTATTTAATCTTTGCCCGTGCCAAGGTTGCTCCCATAGGATTCGCAGGGCTGTGTTGAAGTTCAAag GGGTTAAGGAAGTGAGTACAGATAGAGAGAAGGGGATGGTTATGGTTAAGGGCACAATGGACGTGACAGCTCTGGTGCAGAAGTTGTCAGAGAAGTTTAGGAGGAAGGTTGAGGTGGTTCCTGccaagaaggagaaggagaaggagaaaggaaaggagaaggagaaggataAGGAGAAAGTAAAGGAGAAGGAGAAA gagaagaagaagaaggaaaatgaaaCTGAGAAAGAAGGTGACAAAGGAGGGAGTGGCTCcaccaagaagaagaaaaaaggtggTAATGAAGGAGATAATGATAAGGATAACGAGGGAGATGGTAAAGGCCAGGCGAAAACTGGAAAAAATGATAGCAATTATATGGTACCTGCATGTGGTTATGGTTATGGTGAATACTACTACTACGTGGGGCAATATTATCCTGCATCAGAGATGTTCAGTGATGAAAATCCCCATGCTTGTCACATTATGTGA
- the LOC106759530 gene encoding ABC transporter F family member 1, which yields MVSDASKKKAAQKKAAAAAKRGGKAVAASSKTSTSEKPADKLADGIGDIQISDRTCTGVLCSHPLSRDIRIESLSVTFHGHDLIVDSELELNYGRRYGLLGLNGCGKSTLLTAIGCRELPIPDHMDIYHLTREIEASDMSALEAVISCDEERLKLEKEAEALAAQDDGGGETLERVYERLEALDASTAEKRAAEILFGLGFNKQMQAKKTRDFSGGWRMRIALARALFMNPTILLLDEPTNHLDLEACVWLEENLKRFDRILVVVSHSQDFLNGVCTNIIHMQNKKLKLYTGNYDQYVQTRAELEENQMKQYKWEQEQISSMKEYIARFGHGSAKLARQAQSKEKTLAKMERGGLTEKVVRDKILVFRFVDVGKLPPPVLQFVEVTFGYTTDNLIYKNLDFGVDLDSRIALVGPNGAGKSTLLKLMTGDLVPVDGMVRRHNHLRIAQFHQHLAEKLDLELSALQFMIKEYPGNEEERMRAAIGKFGLSGKTQVMPMKNLSDGQRSRVIFAWLAYRQPHLLLLDEPTNHLDIETIDSLAEALNEWDGGMVLVSHDFRLINQVAHEIWVCADQAVTRWEGDIMDFKEHLRSKAGLSD from the exons ATGGTGTCTGACGCAAGCAAGAAGAAGGCTGCACAGAAGAAGGCGGCGGCGGCGGCCAAGAGAGGTGGCAAAGCGGTAGCTGCTTCATCCAAAACGTCGACCTCCGAGAAGCCAGCCGACAAGCTCGCCGACGGAATTGGGGATATTCAGATTTCCGATCGAACCTGCACCGGCGTCCTCTGCTCTCATCCTCTTTCTAGGGATATTAGG ATAGAATCTCTCTCAGTTACTTTTCATGGACATGATTTGATAGTTGACTCTGAATTAGAACTAAATTATGGAAG ACGTTATGGCTTGCTCGGATTAAATGGTTGTGGAAAATCTACCCTCCTTACGGCAATAGGTTGTCGAGAGCTACCTATTCCAGATCACATGGATATTTATCACCTTACCAGAGAAATTGAAGCCTCTGACATGTCTGCATTGGAGGCTGTCATAAGCTGTGATGAGGAAAGGTTGAAATTGGAGAAAGAAGCTGAAGCTTTGGCAGCTCAG GATGATGGGGGTGGTGAAACACTTGAACGTGTTTATGAACGATTGGAAGCCTTAGATGCATCAACTGCAGAAAAGCGTGCTGCTGAAATTTTATTTGGTCTTGGTTTCAACAAGCAGATGCAGGCAAAGAAGACCCGTGATTTTTCTGGTGGATGGAGAATGAGGATAGCTTTAGCTCGTGCTCTATTTATGAACCCGACCATTCTTTTACTTGATGAACCAACCAATCACCTCG ATTTGGAGGCTTGTGTTTGGCTAGAAGAGAATTTGAAAAGGTTTGACCGCATTCTGGTTGTAGTTTCACATTCCCAGGATTTCCTTAATGGTGTCTGCACAAATATCATCCACATGCAAAACAAGAAGCTGAAGCTCTATACTGGGAATTATGACCAATATGTTCAGACACGTGCTGAGCTGGAAGAGAACCAGATGAAGCAGTACAAATGGGAGCAGGAGCAGATTTCCTCCATGAAGGAATATATAGCTCGATTTGGTCATGGATCAGCCAAACTTGCACGCCAAGCCCAGAGTAAAGAGAAAACTCTAGCAAAAATGGAGCGGGGTGGACTAACAGAGAAGGTGGTAAGAGACAAAATTTTGGTATTCCGCTTTGTTGACGTGGGAAAACTTCCACCCCCTGTCCTCCAATTTGTCGAGGTGACATTTGGTTACACTACTGATAATCTGATCTACAAGAACCTTGACTTTGGGGTTGATTTAGACTCTAGGATTGCTCTGGTTGGACCCAATGGTGCTGGGAAGAGTACGTTACTGAAGCTAATGACCGGCGATCTGGTACCTGTGGATGGCATGGTTCGACGCCACAATCACCTTCGAATTGCACAATTTCACCAGCACTTGGCTGAAAAGCTAGACTTGGAATTGTCTGCTCTACAGTTTATGATAAAAGAATACCCTGGAAATGAGGAGGAGAGGATGAGAGCAGCAATTGGTAAATTTGGACTGTCGGGTAAAACGCAGGTGATGCCGATGAAGAATTTATCTGACGGGCAGAGGAGCCGCGTGATATTCGCATGGTTAGCTTATAGACAGCCTCACTTGCTACTTCTGGATGAGCCAACTAACCATTTAGATATTGAAACAATTGACTCATTGGCTGAGGCACTGAATGAATGGGACGGTGGCATGGTGCTTGTTAGTCATGATTTTAGACTCATAAATCAAGTGGCCCACGAGATATGGGTGTGCGCTGATCAAGCTGTGACCAGATGGGAAGGTGACATCATGGACTTTAAGGAGCACTTGAGATCAAAAGCGGGTTTATCTGACTGA